One genomic region from Cellulomonas hominis encodes:
- a CDS encoding TasA family protein codes for MSTNPEQPNRRRRLGALLVAGVAIAAIGVQGANSLFTDQEVVSDNTFAAGTFDLTAAQPGEKIAIPNMLPGDSETFTVDVGNGGSLELRYALTGGFIAVTEGGDNLGDVLNLEVADSSGTSLFSGTANAASAPLIGDTTAVGPNGGRILAGGATEALTITVTYPEDADNSYAGTDAELVLTFDAEQTANNA; via the coding sequence ATGAGCACCAACCCCGAGCAGCCCAACCGGCGCCGCCGCCTCGGCGCCCTGCTCGTCGCCGGCGTCGCGATCGCCGCCATCGGCGTGCAGGGCGCCAACTCCCTGTTCACCGACCAGGAGGTCGTGTCCGACAACACCTTCGCGGCCGGCACGTTCGACCTGACCGCCGCCCAGCCCGGGGAGAAGATCGCCATCCCGAACATGCTCCCGGGCGACTCGGAGACGTTCACGGTGGACGTGGGCAACGGCGGAAGCCTCGAGCTGCGCTACGCGCTCACCGGCGGGTTCATCGCGGTGACCGAGGGTGGCGACAACCTCGGTGACGTCCTGAACCTCGAGGTCGCGGACTCCTCGGGCACCAGCCTCTTCAGCGGCACCGCGAACGCCGCGTCCGCGCCGCTCATCGGGGACACCACGGCTGTGGGTCCCAACGGCGGCCGCATCCTGGCCGGCGGCGCGACCGAGGCGCTCACGATCACGGTGACGTACCCCGAGGACGCGGACAACAGCTACGCGGGCACCGACGCCGAGCTCGTCCTGACGTTCGACGCGGAGCAGACCGCGAACAACGCCTGA
- a CDS encoding signal peptidase I, with amino-acid sequence MPSPGAPMIRALVAVEAPPRHAKVPSRGAGLLARGIPTRTPVGAAGTASPAAADGRPRELNARARATGPLATAYRRVRSLLSALVTAALLVVLATNFLLPVLAERAGLQPYAVLSGSMEPLLHTRTTVLVDTAIDADDLKSGEVIAFMTARGQTPTTHRITERFTDDAGQLFYRTQGDANEDPDPKPVSPANVLGVLHADLDDYGPTVAGRQVPIGQAVTWTRTAEGRIALLAPAVAALVIGELGVAISGSFADPRTWTRRRARR; translated from the coding sequence GTGCCCTCCCCTGGTGCGCCGATGATCCGGGCTCTCGTCGCCGTCGAGGCGCCGCCTCGGCACGCCAAGGTTCCCAGCCGCGGCGCCGGGTTGCTGGCACGGGGCATCCCCACCCGTACGCCCGTCGGCGCGGCCGGGACGGCGAGCCCAGCCGCCGCCGACGGGCGCCCGCGCGAGCTCAACGCGCGTGCCCGTGCGACGGGCCCGCTCGCGACGGCGTACCGCCGGGTGCGATCGCTGCTGTCGGCGCTCGTCACCGCCGCACTGCTGGTGGTCCTCGCGACGAACTTCCTCTTGCCGGTGCTGGCTGAGCGGGCCGGGCTGCAGCCGTACGCCGTGCTGTCCGGGTCGATGGAGCCGCTCCTGCACACCCGCACGACGGTCCTGGTCGACACCGCGATCGACGCCGACGACCTGAAGTCGGGCGAGGTGATCGCCTTCATGACGGCACGGGGGCAGACGCCGACCACGCACCGGATCACCGAGCGCTTCACCGACGACGCGGGGCAGCTGTTCTACCGCACGCAGGGCGACGCGAACGAGGACCCGGACCCGAAGCCCGTGTCTCCCGCCAACGTGCTCGGGGTGCTGCACGCCGACCTCGACGACTACGGCCCGACCGTCGCCGGCCGCCAGGTCCCCATTGGACAGGCCGTCACCTGGACGCGAACCGCTGAGGGCCGTATCGCCCTGTTGGCGCCGGCGGTCGCCGCGCTCGTCATCGGAGAGCTCGGCGTCGCGATCAGCGGGTCGTTCGCCGACCCCCGCACCTGGACCAGGCGCCGCGCGCGGCGCTGA
- a CDS encoding nuclease-related domain-containing protein: MTLRQPGQVIGRAGTGLGAGCNGWAANRDVARIGRRGELRTGEVLNQIAAKPGGPTVLHDLTIPGSRANIDHVVVSGRRITLVDSKVWKPGTYWRLPGIGTFRGAERFPYADKGTMAMAVDRLVRFLDERHLAAQVAAPLTVVWPSSREGSVRMLAFGGDLARRRVIPGPLLASSARRLGSRTADPNVVFALAPLVAGAAGARSAHPTRPVPSW; this comes from the coding sequence GTGACGCTGCGCCAGCCCGGTCAGGTCATCGGGCGAGCCGGCACCGGCCTCGGCGCGGGCTGCAACGGCTGGGCCGCGAACCGCGACGTCGCGCGGATCGGTCGGCGCGGTGAGCTGCGCACCGGTGAGGTCCTCAACCAGATCGCCGCGAAGCCCGGCGGGCCGACCGTGCTACACGACCTGACGATCCCCGGCTCGCGGGCGAACATCGACCATGTCGTCGTCTCCGGCCGTCGGATCACGCTCGTGGACTCCAAGGTGTGGAAGCCGGGCACGTACTGGCGCCTGCCCGGCATCGGGACGTTCCGCGGCGCCGAGCGGTTCCCGTACGCCGACAAGGGCACGATGGCGATGGCCGTCGACCGCCTCGTGAGGTTCCTGGACGAGCGGCACCTCGCGGCGCAGGTCGCCGCACCGCTCACCGTGGTGTGGCCGTCGTCGCGCGAGGGGTCGGTGCGGATGCTCGCCTTCGGCGGCGACCTCGCGCGGCGACGGGTCATCCCCGGGCCGCTCCTGGCCTCGTCCGCCCGCCGCCTCGGATCCCGGACCGCCGACCCGAACGTGGTGTTCGCGCTCGCCCCGCTCGTCGCCGGCGCGGCTGGTGCGCGGTCGGCACACCCGACTCGCCCCGTCCCCTCCTGGTGA
- a CDS encoding DUF7694 domain-containing protein, protein MTGLDPLAVRRRLGRDDWSPPEPFGPDGFRYRAKDGNGTVIVSCSPLPLEAGPTDRDDWLHASISRRDAIPSYEDLVLLHGAVWGEGGHAVQVFVPTAEHLNIHPRTLHLWGRADGQRLLPNFGVLGSI, encoded by the coding sequence GTGACCGGCCTGGACCCGCTCGCCGTCCGGCGCCGGCTCGGTCGGGACGACTGGTCCCCGCCGGAGCCGTTCGGGCCGGACGGGTTCCGGTACCGCGCGAAGGACGGGAACGGGACGGTGATCGTGTCGTGCTCGCCGCTGCCCCTCGAGGCCGGCCCGACCGACCGGGACGACTGGCTGCACGCGTCGATCTCCCGGCGTGACGCGATCCCGTCGTACGAGGACCTCGTCCTGCTGCACGGCGCAGTGTGGGGTGAGGGCGGGCACGCCGTGCAGGTCTTCGTCCCGACGGCGGAGCACCTGAACATCCACCCGCGGACCCTGCACCTGTGGGGTCGCGCGGACGGGCAGCGGCTACTGCCGAACTTCGGAGTCCTAGGGAGCATCTGA
- a CDS encoding type IV secretory system conjugative DNA transfer family protein: MKQQATSTFRLTPAGGIEANPTTFTSRASAFASASGGLGGARLLVVRDEQEVASYVQFAGAATPAVQTAAEHLAAAVAANAQLMQSPPDLGVARAIATLRVARGSATGRDTLNGVDLTEAARTLARSMDPGQWVAVTLRAPSKRETRRHRGWLEDRMGAKNPTHHSMASDAVMVTIRVGAGSQREAAQLARQVRSTMPGFDQDTRAQVEHTARGALGWTGGGLAAGAGVSFGLPLAQVADVTGLGWPAVGGLLGSVLAGVGALIAADVLPTRARRVHAAARAGALPGPASSPLLWRKAADRRDDDGNSRHVAAGYPLDRSVFKVGPQVVAGLVAPHAGAISGSARTATRATPPALTRRIGPLIGTGADGNPVHLSADDLHYGVVATGRAGSGKSQLIRSLFAWSLLERVRPCAMPGFPGARHGLIAFESKGEGAVAYEKWGAALGHAPLLVDVADPQTPGIDIFAVPGTLEDRAAFAANAMRYVFGDDAVGNQAFPAMVRVFSGAMVMTDELATRAGVRPGGSPFYYAHLLVGGQGDKVAEAIWGVINEEATRLESAGAPDRDLSAARDQLAGLFSGPTPAQRRSVVGSSENKFYQLRMSEQFWTPARPKRTWDEILTGHQVVVINTGVSRSGVIVEDTASAQVSGMLTYALRHAVLRLCTGWQEQGRYTSIFADELSLLAGTSPEVIVWLRNQGRSYGARSAFATQYMDQLHPEVRAAVTTFATMFTFRQDGFIAEDAARDAASDGSTWSGADIVGLPVFSAVLRTDVHQARVPACTVTVANFEADRAGFAASQGYGGASAPAVSAW; encoded by the coding sequence ATGAAGCAGCAGGCGACGTCCACGTTCCGGCTCACCCCTGCAGGCGGGATCGAGGCGAACCCCACGACGTTCACGTCCCGGGCGTCGGCGTTCGCGTCGGCGTCCGGTGGTCTGGGTGGCGCCCGGTTGCTCGTCGTCCGCGACGAGCAGGAGGTGGCCTCGTACGTCCAGTTCGCCGGGGCGGCGACCCCGGCGGTGCAGACGGCCGCCGAGCACTTGGCGGCCGCGGTGGCTGCGAACGCCCAGCTCATGCAGTCCCCTCCGGACTTGGGCGTTGCTCGTGCGATCGCGACGCTGCGGGTGGCGCGCGGGTCGGCGACCGGCCGGGACACCCTGAACGGGGTCGACCTGACGGAGGCCGCTCGCACGCTGGCCCGTTCGATGGACCCGGGCCAGTGGGTCGCGGTCACGCTGCGCGCGCCGAGCAAGCGAGAGACGAGGCGGCATCGGGGGTGGCTCGAGGACCGCATGGGAGCGAAGAACCCGACGCACCACTCGATGGCGTCCGACGCGGTCATGGTCACCATCCGGGTCGGGGCCGGCTCCCAGCGGGAGGCCGCGCAGCTCGCGCGGCAGGTTCGCTCGACGATGCCGGGGTTCGACCAGGACACCCGCGCCCAGGTCGAGCACACCGCCCGCGGTGCGCTGGGGTGGACCGGCGGCGGGCTCGCAGCTGGCGCGGGGGTCTCCTTCGGGTTGCCGCTCGCGCAGGTGGCTGACGTGACGGGGCTCGGGTGGCCGGCCGTTGGCGGGCTGCTCGGTTCGGTGCTCGCCGGGGTGGGGGCGCTGATCGCGGCCGACGTGCTGCCCACCCGCGCTCGCCGGGTGCACGCCGCGGCTCGTGCGGGTGCGCTGCCCGGGCCTGCGAGCTCTCCCCTGCTGTGGCGCAAGGCGGCCGACCGGCGGGACGACGACGGCAACTCCCGGCACGTTGCTGCCGGGTACCCCCTGGACCGGTCGGTGTTCAAGGTCGGGCCGCAGGTGGTTGCCGGTCTGGTCGCACCTCACGCCGGCGCGATCTCCGGGTCCGCACGCACCGCGACCCGCGCGACTCCCCCGGCGCTCACCCGCCGCATCGGCCCGCTGATCGGCACCGGCGCCGACGGCAACCCGGTGCACCTGTCGGCTGACGACCTGCACTACGGGGTCGTCGCGACCGGACGGGCCGGGTCGGGCAAGTCGCAGTTGATCCGTTCGCTGTTCGCGTGGTCGCTGCTGGAGCGGGTGCGGCCGTGCGCGATGCCCGGGTTCCCCGGCGCGCGGCACGGCCTGATCGCGTTCGAGTCCAAGGGCGAGGGCGCGGTCGCGTACGAGAAGTGGGGAGCCGCGCTGGGGCATGCCCCGCTCCTGGTCGACGTGGCGGACCCGCAGACCCCGGGCATCGACATCTTCGCGGTGCCCGGCACCTTGGAGGACCGGGCCGCGTTCGCGGCGAACGCGATGCGGTACGTGTTCGGTGACGATGCCGTCGGCAACCAGGCGTTCCCCGCGATGGTCCGGGTGTTCTCCGGCGCCATGGTGATGACCGACGAGCTGGCTACCAGGGCGGGTGTGCGGCCCGGCGGCTCCCCGTTCTACTACGCGCACCTGCTCGTCGGCGGTCAGGGTGACAAGGTGGCCGAGGCGATCTGGGGTGTCATCAACGAGGAGGCGACGCGACTGGAGTCGGCCGGTGCACCGGACCGTGACCTGTCGGCCGCGCGCGACCAGCTCGCGGGCCTGTTCTCCGGTCCGACCCCGGCACAGCGGCGCAGCGTCGTCGGCTCGAGCGAGAACAAGTTCTACCAGCTGCGGATGAGCGAGCAGTTCTGGACGCCGGCGCGCCCCAAGCGCACCTGGGACGAGATCCTGACCGGCCACCAGGTCGTGGTCATCAACACCGGCGTCTCCCGCTCGGGCGTCATCGTGGAGGACACCGCGTCCGCCCAGGTGTCCGGGATGCTGACGTACGCGCTGCGTCACGCGGTCCTGCGGCTGTGCACGGGGTGGCAGGAGCAGGGCCGGTACACCTCGATCTTCGCCGACGAGCTGTCGCTGCTGGCGGGGACCTCCCCGGAGGTCATCGTCTGGCTGCGCAACCAGGGCCGCTCCTACGGCGCCCGGTCGGCGTTCGCCACCCAGTACATGGACCAGCTGCACCCGGAGGTCCGCGCCGCGGTCACCACCTTCGCCACGATGTTCACCTTCCGCCAGGACGGCTTCATCGCGGAGGACGCCGCGAGGGATGCGGCGTCGGACGGGTCGACCTGGTCCGGGGCCGACATCGTCGGACTCCCCGTGTTCTCGGCGGTGCTTCGCACGGACGTGCACCAGGCGCGCGTACCGGCATGCACGGTCACGGTGGCGAACTTCGAGGCGGACCGTGCCGGGTTCGCCGCGTCGCAGGGCTACGGCGGGGCCTCGGCGCCGGCGGTCAGCGCGTGGTGA
- a CDS encoding restriction endonuclease, with translation MIPWSELDGDVIERLVASLIALDHPRANRITPSRGDRGMDIRVRQDDGTLVIYQVKRYTGPLTTRQAQEIEKSLQTMHQHVAAEHDVAAWHLVMPWDPTPERIAWLEDDLAKRIDPIELRWDDKARLDTWASAHPNLLDYFLPGRSPRDELLLEALRSRLPDPSTVEGADLLGVATAHSLHVQRALDRVDPFYRYEVQHHPDMAAARAAENAAAGRAGLAMMQTVGLAGGEARTVAMYAKTALSAELSPITINTTIHVPDEHRASFESFHDYGTALVGVPATVEAVGGPPGLDAPAGEYTVTLSPWPEEADLPDTELAILDTDGTELATIPLGRFQRTRGLDGRGVQLRARAVGGSSMFTFSIRASEDGRTFTARMGLEAPSLTGMAPAAAARAARAFAAYLQAGRHQWRVADAGRVLHEAKREEPLDDGGQFRPLVLDYLDSLATLQRHLSERVVVPDLSTEPIEAANEVIAAARLLNGETLHVPMDIWVERTSWEATGAAPVRIAQQMHCTVAGRKIPIMALVEAETVEAVEAPAGPSDPVKVAPPGGLFAVTLHRPDPTAR, from the coding sequence GTGATCCCCTGGAGCGAGCTCGACGGCGACGTCATCGAACGCCTCGTGGCCAGCCTCATCGCCCTCGACCACCCGCGCGCGAACAGGATCACACCGTCGCGCGGCGACCGTGGCATGGACATCCGCGTCCGGCAGGACGACGGGACCCTCGTGATCTACCAGGTGAAGCGGTACACCGGCCCCCTCACCACCCGGCAGGCCCAGGAGATCGAGAAGTCCCTGCAGACGATGCACCAGCACGTCGCTGCCGAGCACGACGTCGCCGCATGGCACCTGGTCATGCCGTGGGACCCGACTCCGGAACGCATCGCCTGGCTGGAGGACGACCTGGCGAAGCGCATCGACCCGATCGAGCTGCGCTGGGACGACAAGGCCCGCCTCGACACCTGGGCGAGCGCCCACCCGAACCTGCTCGACTATTTCCTGCCGGGGCGCTCGCCCCGCGACGAGCTCCTCCTCGAAGCTCTGCGTTCCCGCCTCCCCGACCCCAGCACGGTCGAAGGCGCCGACCTGCTCGGCGTCGCGACCGCCCACTCGCTGCATGTGCAGCGAGCCCTCGACCGGGTCGACCCGTTCTACCGGTACGAGGTGCAGCACCACCCAGACATGGCGGCCGCCAGAGCGGCCGAGAACGCCGCGGCCGGACGCGCCGGGCTCGCCATGATGCAGACCGTCGGGCTCGCGGGAGGTGAAGCTCGCACGGTTGCGATGTACGCCAAGACCGCCTTGTCCGCCGAGCTGTCCCCGATCACCATCAACACCACCATCCACGTCCCCGACGAGCACCGCGCCTCGTTCGAGTCCTTCCACGACTACGGCACCGCCCTCGTAGGAGTGCCCGCCACCGTCGAAGCAGTCGGCGGTCCCCCCGGCCTTGACGCACCCGCCGGCGAGTACACCGTCACGCTGAGCCCCTGGCCCGAGGAAGCCGACCTGCCCGACACCGAGCTCGCCATCCTCGACACCGACGGGACCGAGCTCGCCACCATCCCGCTCGGGCGTTTTCAGCGGACACGCGGCCTCGACGGCCGAGGCGTCCAGCTCCGGGCACGCGCCGTCGGTGGGTCATCCATGTTCACGTTCTCGATCCGCGCGTCCGAGGACGGACGAACGTTCACGGCCCGCATGGGGCTGGAGGCGCCCTCACTCACGGGGATGGCGCCCGCTGCCGCAGCACGAGCGGCGCGTGCGTTCGCGGCCTACCTGCAGGCCGGCCGGCACCAGTGGCGTGTTGCCGACGCGGGGCGCGTGCTTCACGAGGCGAAGCGCGAGGAGCCGCTGGACGACGGCGGCCAGTTCCGACCGCTCGTCCTGGACTACCTCGATAGCCTCGCCACACTTCAACGGCACCTCTCAGAGCGCGTAGTCGTGCCCGACCTCAGCACCGAGCCGATCGAGGCAGCCAACGAGGTGATCGCGGCTGCACGCCTGCTCAACGGCGAGACCCTGCACGTGCCCATGGACATCTGGGTCGAGCGGACCAGCTGGGAGGCCACCGGTGCGGCGCCGGTGCGGATCGCCCAGCAGATGCACTGCACCGTCGCCGGTCGCAAGATCCCGATCATGGCCTTGGTCGAAGCCGAGACCGTCGAAGCCGTCGAGGCGCCCGCCGGACCCTCCGACCCAGTGAAGGTCGCACCTCCAGGAGGCCTGTTCGCCGTCACGCTCCACCGTCCCGACCCCACAGCACGATGA
- a CDS encoding response regulator, whose protein sequence is MRPHRTEPDSGTLKVLVVDDHAVLRHGVVGVIDAAPDMTVAAEARTVAEAMDAGVNLDPDVALVDLNLPDGNGFAVVSHFAEHRLRTRCIMFTAVGHRGAVERAIDVGAVGYLRKNASEDAIRQTIRDVAAGRDRAQRTLAAITASPDAFEQVLDVLTPAERLVLEGVGAGETNQQIADQLGVVDRTVKRHVTSLLDVLGMVRRTQLAAWYAAHCHPTW, encoded by the coding sequence GTGCGCCCGCACCGCACCGAGCCCGACAGCGGCACCCTCAAGGTGCTCGTGGTCGACGACCACGCCGTGCTCCGGCACGGCGTGGTGGGGGTGATCGACGCCGCACCGGACATGACCGTCGCCGCGGAGGCCCGCACGGTCGCCGAGGCCATGGACGCAGGCGTCAACCTCGACCCCGACGTCGCACTCGTCGACCTCAACCTGCCCGACGGCAACGGCTTCGCGGTCGTCTCGCACTTCGCCGAGCACCGCCTGCGGACCCGCTGCATCATGTTCACCGCAGTCGGGCACCGGGGCGCGGTCGAGCGGGCGATCGACGTCGGCGCCGTCGGGTACCTCCGCAAGAACGCCTCCGAGGACGCGATCCGGCAGACCATCCGCGACGTCGCGGCGGGCCGCGACCGCGCGCAACGGACCCTCGCGGCGATCACCGCGTCCCCCGACGCGTTCGAACAGGTCCTCGACGTCCTGACCCCGGCCGAACGGCTCGTGCTCGAAGGCGTCGGCGCCGGCGAGACGAACCAGCAGATCGCCGACCAGCTGGGCGTCGTCGACCGGACCGTCAAGCGCCACGTCACGAGCCTGCTCGACGTGCTGGGCATGGTCCGGCGCACCCAACTGGCGGCGTGGTACGCCGCGCACTGCCACCCCACCTGGTAG
- a CDS encoding HNH endonuclease, with protein MTDPTPVDQMLAAVQSLSVALLADDKAAQQQALTDLAFAPAVVPVRREPSVRSVARVYARDRYQCRYCGRRVVLSAMLRLLSRLHPAALPYQANWRAGVAHPVYAALSATLDHVVPVALGGHSLDEANLVCACWSCNLRKADLRMADAGFELTLEPSHRDWDGLSSSYRPLWDAAGRPDLGSHEREWMRAVDAAAAPGAIAASTVAYEFDGLGAPRAEGQELGA; from the coding sequence GTGACCGACCCCACCCCCGTCGACCAGATGCTCGCCGCCGTCCAGTCGCTCTCGGTCGCGCTCCTCGCAGACGACAAGGCCGCGCAGCAGCAGGCGCTCACCGATCTGGCGTTCGCGCCCGCGGTGGTGCCAGTCCGCCGCGAGCCGTCGGTGCGCTCGGTCGCTCGGGTCTACGCCCGCGATCGCTACCAGTGCCGCTACTGCGGGCGGCGGGTCGTGCTCTCGGCGATGCTGCGGCTGCTCTCCCGCCTGCACCCGGCGGCTCTGCCCTACCAGGCGAACTGGAGAGCCGGCGTCGCCCACCCCGTCTACGCGGCCCTGTCCGCGACGCTGGACCACGTCGTGCCCGTCGCGCTCGGCGGGCACAGCCTCGACGAAGCGAATCTGGTGTGCGCGTGCTGGTCGTGCAACCTGCGCAAGGCTGACCTGCGCATGGCCGACGCCGGGTTCGAGCTGACCCTGGAGCCGTCGCACCGCGACTGGGACGGGCTCAGCTCTTCGTACCGCCCGCTGTGGGACGCTGCCGGCCGGCCCGATCTAGGCTCCCACGAGCGCGAGTGGATGCGCGCGGTGGACGCTGCGGCGGCGCCGGGGGCGATCGCAGCGTCCACCGTCGCCTACGAGTTCGACGGGCTCGGCGCGCCCCGTGCCGAGGGACAGGAGCTCGGCGCGTGA
- a CDS encoding abortive infection family protein, whose translation MSSAPVSDDIAAAIAAFFHAGVGPSHSAVSRALTSAGLDDGYVYRPNAQGTSKEQRVLAAFRRAEREGGGRRLVEGFLSALRHEALVGAPADARSDNENRLRVALGRAGWMLNEDGQLRAFAGADLDTGGREALDESLARLRASTSDPALLIGTAKDLLESVAKFVLEETGMGVPSSMGFDALWHIARERLGVLPERVDKTLPGFAEIRAIHQSSWTIAKNVNDLRNLQGTGHGRTLPTGVSEDLALLVVREACSVAEYMLRRLDAEHGRT comes from the coding sequence ATGAGCAGCGCCCCTGTCAGCGACGACATCGCGGCGGCGATCGCCGCCTTCTTCCACGCTGGCGTGGGGCCCTCTCACTCCGCGGTGTCGAGGGCGCTCACCTCGGCAGGTCTCGACGACGGATACGTCTATCGGCCGAACGCCCAGGGCACGAGCAAGGAGCAGCGGGTGCTGGCGGCGTTCCGCCGCGCAGAGCGGGAGGGCGGCGGACGCAGGCTGGTCGAGGGGTTCCTGTCGGCCCTGCGGCACGAGGCCCTCGTCGGGGCGCCGGCGGATGCGCGGTCGGACAACGAGAACCGCCTGCGCGTCGCGCTCGGCCGGGCCGGCTGGATGCTCAACGAGGACGGTCAGCTACGTGCGTTCGCCGGCGCCGACCTCGACACCGGCGGCCGCGAGGCGCTCGACGAGAGCCTGGCCAGGCTCCGGGCGAGCACGTCGGACCCCGCGCTGCTGATCGGGACCGCGAAGGACCTGCTCGAGTCGGTCGCGAAGTTCGTGCTCGAGGAGACCGGCATGGGCGTGCCGTCCTCGATGGGTTTCGACGCGCTCTGGCACATCGCGCGGGAGCGGCTCGGTGTGCTGCCCGAGCGGGTCGACAAGACGTTGCCCGGCTTCGCGGAGATCCGGGCGATCCACCAGTCGTCCTGGACCATCGCGAAGAACGTCAACGACCTGCGCAACCTGCAGGGGACCGGCCACGGACGGACCCTGCCCACGGGCGTCAGCGAGGACCTGGCGCTGCTGGTCGTGCGTGAGGCGTGCAGCGTGGCCGAGTACATGCTGCGCCGGCTGGACGCGGAGCACGGCCGCACCTGA